From a single Lentisphaera profundi genomic region:
- a CDS encoding DUF1501 domain-containing protein yields MDRRNFLKMAAALGSSAGLNLSAAENTFDPSKGILGAPHHAAKAKRVIYLFMGGGPSQFETFDNKPLMKKMHGKELPKSIIGETRLTGMSGNQSSLPVAASPYKFSQHGECGMELSELLPHTAKIVDDIALVKTMYTEAINHGPAKTFLQTGSQLAGRPSMGAWLNYGLGTDNPDMPPFVVMRTKGKGGQPLFAGLWGNGFLPSEYQGVMFRPEDDPVLYLNNPGGIARNSRRSVLDSIQELEALKKNKIFDPAIDSRLAQYEMAYRMQKSVPNAVDMSDEDEETLALYGPDVKKPGSFANNCLMARRLAERDVKFIQLYHQGWDAHGGCPGGVKGQCRDTDQAAAGLVMDLKQRGLLDDTLVIFGGEFGRTAYSQGKMTETNYGRDHHPACFPTWFAGGGIKGGTTFGQTDEFSYNIVGNDKMHVHDFHATIMHLLGIDHTRLTYRFQGRNFRLTDVHGHIIKKILA; encoded by the coding sequence ATGGATAGAAGAAACTTTTTAAAAATGGCCGCCGCACTAGGCAGTTCCGCAGGCTTAAATTTAAGTGCTGCCGAAAATACATTTGATCCCTCAAAAGGCATTTTAGGTGCCCCTCATCATGCCGCTAAAGCAAAGCGTGTTATTTATCTCTTCATGGGTGGCGGACCTTCTCAATTTGAGACCTTTGATAATAAACCACTGATGAAAAAAATGCATGGTAAAGAATTGCCCAAGTCAATCATTGGTGAAACACGACTTACGGGTATGTCGGGCAATCAATCTTCCTTACCTGTAGCAGCTAGCCCCTACAAGTTCTCTCAACATGGTGAATGTGGAATGGAGCTCAGTGAACTACTTCCTCATACAGCTAAAATCGTGGATGATATTGCACTGGTAAAAACCATGTATACCGAGGCCATCAATCATGGTCCTGCTAAAACTTTTTTACAGACTGGTTCACAACTTGCGGGCCGACCATCTATGGGTGCTTGGTTAAATTATGGTTTGGGAACTGATAACCCTGATATGCCTCCCTTTGTTGTGATGCGGACTAAAGGCAAAGGTGGTCAACCACTATTTGCAGGACTTTGGGGCAATGGTTTCTTACCATCCGAGTATCAAGGTGTGATGTTTCGACCAGAAGATGATCCTGTCTTATATTTGAATAACCCCGGCGGAATTGCCCGTAATTCTCGACGTAGCGTGCTCGACTCTATTCAAGAATTAGAAGCCTTGAAAAAGAATAAGATTTTTGACCCTGCCATTGATTCGCGTTTAGCGCAATATGAAATGGCTTATCGCATGCAAAAGTCAGTCCCTAATGCTGTAGACATGAGTGATGAAGACGAAGAAACGCTGGCACTCTATGGTCCTGACGTCAAGAAACCCGGAAGCTTTGCAAACAACTGTCTTATGGCACGTCGCTTAGCAGAACGCGATGTGAAGTTCATTCAGCTCTACCATCAAGGCTGGGATGCTCATGGTGGTTGTCCTGGTGGAGTTAAAGGTCAATGTCGCGACACTGACCAAGCTGCGGCGGGTTTAGTAATGGATCTTAAGCAACGTGGTTTATTGGATGATACTCTTGTCATTTTTGGCGGTGAATTTGGTCGTACGGCTTACTCACAAGGCAAGATGACTGAGACGAATTATGGTCGTGACCATCACCCTGCTTGCTTCCCGACTTGGTTTGCTGGCGGAGGAATTAAAGGCGGAACTACTTTTGGTCAGACAGATGAGTTCTCCTATAACATCGTTGGCAATGACAAAATGCATGTCCATGATTTTCACGCTACCATCATGCATTTACTAGGCATTGATCACACGCGCCTCACCTATCGTTTTCAAGGACGTAACTTCCGACTCACGGACGTTCACGGCCACATCATTAAAAAAATATTAGCCTAA